The segment ACCACCATCCACATGACCCCGCTCACCACGATCCACAACGCCAGCGTCATGGCAATGATGAACAGCAGGGTCCGCCCGCGCTTCAGGCCTTCCAACCCCTGGGCCAACATCTCCAGAAAGTGCAGATAGCGCCGGCGCCAGCTCCAGGGGTGCTGCTCTTGCCTCCGCCGCAGCCACGCCAGCCAACGCGGGGCGTTGCGATGAAATAAATACATCATCAATACGATCAACGCCACCCCGGCGACAACGACGATGCCGGCCTTGTGAATCGCACCCTGTAATCCGCCGTTGCGCGTCAATTCCTTGATCGCCGGTGACAGGCCCAGATCCAGCGCCACCAGTAGCACCACTCCCACCATGTCAAACACCCGCTCCATCACCCACACCACCAACTGCGGCGAGAGCTTGTTGTCGTGTTTGCGGCCGATATAATAGGGCCGGACCAGTTCGCCCGCGCGCCCCAGGAAGGCCAGGCTGGTGAAGCCAACCACAGTCCCCTTGAGAATTGGTTTGAACTTGCCCGGCGGGGACATCAGGGCCTGCCAGCGCCAGGTGCGGATGACGTAACTGGCATAGATCAGCACCACGGAACCGACGATGTACCATCCTTCTGCCTGACTGGTTGCCGCCCACACCTTCTCCAAGCTAAACTGCCTCCACTCCGGGCTATGATGGAACTGCCAAATCAACAGCACCACCACGGCCACGAGTAAGAGGCTGAAAAGAATGCGTTTACGGTTCATCGAGGAGTCGGCGCGGCATACGCCCTGAACAAGTATAAAGGTTCTCCTCGCTCCACCGATCTGCACTGAACTTAGCCCCTGCAAATTGCGTTTATAGAGGTGTGAGCGCTGCCACAGTTTGGACCAACCCGAGACTTCTGGCGCATGCCCGTCCGAGCCCAAAGAGGCCGGTCGCGATGGCAGTGGCGCCCGCGCTGCTTCCCGAGGTGCGCGTGAACGACCGGCACTTGGTCGACCGCTGCCTGTCCGGCGACGCGGCGGCGTGGGACGAAGTGGTGCGCCAGCACTCGCGCCGCGTGTACAACCTTTGCTTCCGCTTCACGGGCCGCGCCGTCGATGCTGAGGATTTGGCGCAGGAGGTGTTCATTCGCCTCTTCCGCAATTTGGCCAATTACCGCGCCGAAGTCGGTTCGCTTTCCACTTGGTTGACGACGCTCACGCGCAATTTGCTGATCGATCACTACCGCCGCTCCAAGCCCGACCGCCTCACCGACCCGCTCGAAACCGAAAACGCCGAAGGCGAGCCGGTGGCCGCGACCCTCGCCGCGCCCGGCCGTGC is part of the Acidobacteriota bacterium genome and harbors:
- a CDS encoding flippase-like domain-containing protein, coding for MNRKRILFSLLLVAVVVLLIWQFHHSPEWRQFSLEKVWAATSQAEGWYIVGSVVLIYASYVIRTWRWQALMSPPGKFKPILKGTVVGFTSLAFLGRAGELVRPYYIGRKHDNKLSPQLVVWVMERVFDMVGVVLLVALDLGLSPAIKELTRNGGLQGAIHKAGIVVVAGVALIVLMMYLFHRNAPRWLAWLRRRQEQHPWSWRRRYLHFLEMLAQGLEGLKRGRTLLFIIAMTLALWIVVSGVMWMVVKAYPDMLPGFALSGGVLLMGLTAIGSIAQLPAVGGGFQVVTIFGLTKIFGADSAAATSAALIIWLVCFYAIAPWGVGLATHEGVSWRGLEEEAEDAGATEG
- a CDS encoding sigma-70 family RNA polymerase sigma factor: MAVAPALLPEVRVNDRHLVDRCLSGDAAAWDEVVRQHSRRVYNLCFRFTGRAVDAEDLAQEVFIRLFRNLANYRAEVGSLSTWLTTLTRNLLIDHYRRSKPDRLTDPLETENAEGEPVAATLAAPGRAADHQVWGREVQEHVQRALLKLSPELREAIILRDLQDLDYKEIATVLRLPEGTVKSRINRGRIELARLLRPSLGIMENKA